The Panthera uncia isolate 11264 chromosome C2, Puncia_PCG_1.0, whole genome shotgun sequence genome contains a region encoding:
- the MUC20 gene encoding mucin-20 isoform X2 yields MVAGAPVRMGFLWGLALPLFFCEAGAPRSSAGPSTSRPGPLVTTNHIEVTTMTPGIKTSSQGAFQTTDLVETSVQSHIPLETQTLSTQTFDRTLILASTISDAEIRETKTIFPATETRAFTKMIPSKFMVVITTPMEASATSGSPTGTGMTTVETVIGTDLVESVFDTLCTDDSSEEAKRIVIDILTLAHTSAEVEALTLESSAFSDSSVTAIATSQALASDTTVPAKALLAYTITNTEVTNCSVVEIETTATTPGTLDTDHDPTGGKALSASEVSALLDSTESESDFTKTMTSAETVSGARGTEPVMPDTTVETPLPVNSTIEGERAAAKTTTPSTTLVTLSTNPLEETSAFSIETSHTEVSVTISTGTGSTVGKVAPPAGLSDRAYSHTQATTSKNSTPSETSTTDSTTNGSIPINRNPFPSVHPTVANSSPEANITLVKTTALAKTLKTASTTEWKPPTSMPTTAQTRWTTEVTAGGDGGFFLLRLSVASPEDLTDPRVAERLMQQRERKRESQAGCMPSTETNMGLGLMTWVSWPELKSRV; encoded by the exons ATGGTGGCCGGAGCTCCTGTTAGGATGGGCTTTCTCTggggcctggctctgccccttttCTTCTGCGAGGCTGGGGCCCCCAGGAGCTCTGCAG GCCCTAGCACCAGCAGACCAGGCCCTTTGGTGACAACAAACCACATAGAAGTGACTACCATGACTCCGGGGATCAAGACAAGTTCACAGGGAGCCTTCCAGACGACTGACCTTGTTGAGACCTCTGTGCAAAGCCACATCCCTTTGGAAACTCAAACCCTGAGCACCCAGACCTTTGATAGGACCTTAATCCTGGCCAGCACCATTTCAGATGCAGAGATCAGGGAAACCAAGACCATTTTTCCTGCAACAGAGACCAGGGCCTTCACAAAAATGATACCTTCCAAATTCATGGTTGTGATCACCACTCCTATGGAGGCATCAGCCACAAGTGGCAGCCCCACAGGAACTGGAATGACCACAGTTGAGACGGTTATAGGCACTGATCTCGTGGAATCTGTCTTTGACACCCTTTGTACTGATGACAGCTCAGAAGAGGCAAAGAGGATCGTAATTGACATCTTGACATTGGCTCACACCTCTGCAGAAGTCGAGGCCCTGACCTTGGAGAGCAGTGCCTTCTCTGACAGCTCAGTTACGGCCATTGCCACCTCACAGGCCCTGGCATCTGACACCACTGTTCCGGCTAAAGCCTTGCTTGCCTACACCATCACCAACACTGAGGTTACCAATTGCAGCGTTGTAGAAATAGAAACAACTGCCACCACTCCTGGGACCTTGGACacagatcatgatcccacaggaGGAAAGGCCCTGTCAGCCTCTGAGGTGTCAGCTTTGCTTGAttccactgaatcagaatcagaCTTCACCAAGACCATGACATCTGCTGAGACCGTGTCAGGAGCCAGAGGCACAGAACCAGTCATGCCTGATACCACAGTTGAGACCCCGCTACCTGTTAATAGCACCatagaaggagaaagagcagcAGCCAAGACCACCACCCCCAGCACAACTTTGGTGACACTCAGCACGAACCCCTTGGAAGAAACTTCAGCCTTCTCTATTGAGACAAGTCACACGGAGGTCTCAGTTACAATCTCCACAGGGACTGGGTCAACAGTGGGCAAAGTGGCTCCCCCTGCTGGACTCTCAGATAGGGCCTACAGCCACACCCAAGCAACCACTAGCAAGAACTCCACCCCCTCAGAGACTTCAACCACAGACAGCACAACCAATGGGTCCATCCCCATCAACAGAAACCCCTTTCCTTCTGTGCATCCGACTGTGGCCAACAGCAGCCCAGAGGCAAATATCACCTTAGTCAAGACCACAGCCTTAGCAAAGACCTTGAAGACAGCCAGCACGACTGAATGGAAGCCCCCAACATCCATGCCCACCACTGCTCAGACAAGGTGGACCACAGAAGTTACTGCAG GTGGGGATGGAGGCTTTTTCCTTCTGCGGCTGAGTGTGGCCTCTCCAGAAGACCTCACTGACCCTAGAGTGGCAGAGAGGCTGATGCAGCAG
- the MUC20 gene encoding mucin-20 isoform X1: MVAGAPVRMGFLWGLALPLFFCEAGAPRSSAGPSTSRPGPLVTTNHIEVTTMTPGIKTSSQGAFQTTDLVETSVQSHIPLETQTLSTQTFDRTLILASTISDAEIRETKTIFPATETRAFTKMIPSKFMVVITTPMEASATSGSPTGTGMTTVETVIGTDLVESVFDTLCTDDSSEEAKRIVIDILTLAHTSAEVEALTLESSAFSDSSVTAIATSQALASDTTVPAKALLAYTITNTEVTNCSVVEIETTATTPGTLDTDHDPTGGKALSASEVSALLDSTESESDFTKTMTSAETVSGARGTEPVMPDTTVETPLPVNSTIEGERAAAKTTTPSTTLVTLSTNPLEETSAFSIETSHTEVSVTISTGTGSTVGKVAPPAGLSDRAYSHTQATTSKNSTPSETSTTDSTTNGSIPINRNPFPSVHPTVANSSPEANITLVKTTALAKTLKTASTTEWKPPTSMPTTAQTRWTTEVTAGGDGGFFLLRLSVASPEDLTDPRVAERLMQQLLHELHTHMPPIQVSLLRVKKD, encoded by the exons ATGGTGGCCGGAGCTCCTGTTAGGATGGGCTTTCTCTggggcctggctctgccccttttCTTCTGCGAGGCTGGGGCCCCCAGGAGCTCTGCAG GCCCTAGCACCAGCAGACCAGGCCCTTTGGTGACAACAAACCACATAGAAGTGACTACCATGACTCCGGGGATCAAGACAAGTTCACAGGGAGCCTTCCAGACGACTGACCTTGTTGAGACCTCTGTGCAAAGCCACATCCCTTTGGAAACTCAAACCCTGAGCACCCAGACCTTTGATAGGACCTTAATCCTGGCCAGCACCATTTCAGATGCAGAGATCAGGGAAACCAAGACCATTTTTCCTGCAACAGAGACCAGGGCCTTCACAAAAATGATACCTTCCAAATTCATGGTTGTGATCACCACTCCTATGGAGGCATCAGCCACAAGTGGCAGCCCCACAGGAACTGGAATGACCACAGTTGAGACGGTTATAGGCACTGATCTCGTGGAATCTGTCTTTGACACCCTTTGTACTGATGACAGCTCAGAAGAGGCAAAGAGGATCGTAATTGACATCTTGACATTGGCTCACACCTCTGCAGAAGTCGAGGCCCTGACCTTGGAGAGCAGTGCCTTCTCTGACAGCTCAGTTACGGCCATTGCCACCTCACAGGCCCTGGCATCTGACACCACTGTTCCGGCTAAAGCCTTGCTTGCCTACACCATCACCAACACTGAGGTTACCAATTGCAGCGTTGTAGAAATAGAAACAACTGCCACCACTCCTGGGACCTTGGACacagatcatgatcccacaggaGGAAAGGCCCTGTCAGCCTCTGAGGTGTCAGCTTTGCTTGAttccactgaatcagaatcagaCTTCACCAAGACCATGACATCTGCTGAGACCGTGTCAGGAGCCAGAGGCACAGAACCAGTCATGCCTGATACCACAGTTGAGACCCCGCTACCTGTTAATAGCACCatagaaggagaaagagcagcAGCCAAGACCACCACCCCCAGCACAACTTTGGTGACACTCAGCACGAACCCCTTGGAAGAAACTTCAGCCTTCTCTATTGAGACAAGTCACACGGAGGTCTCAGTTACAATCTCCACAGGGACTGGGTCAACAGTGGGCAAAGTGGCTCCCCCTGCTGGACTCTCAGATAGGGCCTACAGCCACACCCAAGCAACCACTAGCAAGAACTCCACCCCCTCAGAGACTTCAACCACAGACAGCACAACCAATGGGTCCATCCCCATCAACAGAAACCCCTTTCCTTCTGTGCATCCGACTGTGGCCAACAGCAGCCCAGAGGCAAATATCACCTTAGTCAAGACCACAGCCTTAGCAAAGACCTTGAAGACAGCCAGCACGACTGAATGGAAGCCCCCAACATCCATGCCCACCACTGCTCAGACAAGGTGGACCACAGAAGTTACTGCAG GTGGGGATGGAGGCTTTTTCCTTCTGCGGCTGAGTGTGGCCTCTCCAGAAGACCTCACTGACCCTAGAGTGGCAGAGAGGCTGATGCAGCAG CTCCTCCATGAACTGCATACTCACATGCCTCCCATCCAAGTGTCTCTGCTGCGTGTCAAGAAGGACTAA